The genomic interval GCCATTGTTTTTTATGACCAATAATCATTAAAACATATTAACATATTAACATTTAAACATAAACTTAAAATACAAAATGTTAAAATGTTTGAATGCTTAAATGTTAAAATGGTTACTTCTTGCTCATTATGCTCTTTTTATAAACGTCTAAATTCTCAAGCACTACTCCAGTGCCTTTAGCTACACACAATAACGGTTCTTCTGCTATAAAACAAGGAATACCTATATTTTGAGTAATAAGCTCGTCAATGTTTCTTAAAAGAGCTCCGCCTCCAGAAACAATCATTCCTTTATCCATAATATCAGCTGAAATCTCTGGCGGCGTATCCCTTAAAACTAATTTGACTACTTGAATTATTTCTTCTAAAACACTGAAAGTGGCATTGCAAACTTCATTTGAGGAAATTTTAATAGTCCGAGGAAGGCCTAATACTAAATCCCTGCCGCGGATTTCTAAATATTTTTGTTCTTTTTCCGGCAAGGCAGTGCCAATTTTCATTTTTATTTCTTCAGCAGTCTGCTCTCCTACTGCTAAATTATATTTCTTTTTAATATAATCAGATATAGCTGTATTCATCTTATCGCCTGCCACTCTCATTGAAGAAGAATTAACAATCCCGCCTAAAGAAATAGTTGCAACTTCAGAAGTTCCTCCTCCTATATCTAAAATTAAGTTGCCAGAGCAGGAATTTATTGGAATACCGGCGCCAATAGCTGCTAAAATCGGTTCTTTAGCTACATAAACTGCTTTTGCGCCAGCATTCATACCTGCCTCAATTACAGCTCTTTTCTCAGTGGAAGTAACTCCTGCTGGCACAGAAATCATTAATTCTGGTTTTAGAAATCTGAAAGAACCTGCTGTTTTTTTGATAAAATATGCGAGCATTGCCTGTGTTACCCGAAAATCAGCAATAACGCCATCTTTCAAAGGGCGATAAACTCTAATTGTATCAGGGGTGCGCCCAGTCATTTCTTTGGCTTCCTCGCCTACAGCTAAAATTCTATTTTCATCAAGAGAAACAGCAACCACTGACGGCTCTTGCAAAACAATACCTTGCCTTGGCAAGAAAACCAATGAATTGCATGTTCCTAAGTCAATACCGATTTTTTTTATAAACACGTTCCTTCGCCCTCGCTCCCCTTCGCTTTGTTCAGGGTTCACTCGAGCTTAGTCAAGTTAAAAGTTAAAAATTAAAAATTAGAATTTAAGAAAAAAATTAAATTAATTAAACTTTTAACTTAAAACTTTAACTTTTCATTTTTAACTTTTAACTAAAGTCCAGTAATTTATTAAACCCTCACTCTTTTGATGTCCGCCCCTAACTTCTGTAGTCGTTCTTCAATCCGTTCGTATCCTCTGTCAATTTGATAAATATTATTTATAGTTGTAGTGCCTTTAGCTAAAAGTCCAGCAATAATCAAAGAAGCGCCTCCTCTAATATCCCAGCTTTCAATATTCAAACCATGCAATGGCGTCTTGCCGAAAATAATAGCTCGATGAGGATCAACTATTTCAATATCTGCTCCCATTTTTTTTAATTCTTCAAGATAACTAAAACGGGATTCATATAAAGGATCATGGATTAGAGTTTTGCCATTCGCTTGAGTTGACAAAACAGAAGTAAAAGGCAAAAAATCAGTAGGAAATCCAGGATAGAAAAATGTCTGAATTCTCGCCGGCTTCAAATCAGGAGAATAGTCAACAGTAATAGAATTATTTCCTTTTTTGAACCTCACTCCTATCTCTTCTAATTTATCTAAAAAAAGATCTAAGTGATCAAGCCGAATATTTTTTAAAACAACTTGACCGGGAGTCATGCAGCCAGCTATTATAAAAGTTGCTGTTACTATTGGATCAGGAATAATTTTATGTGAAGCACCATTCAACTTTTCTTTGCCCTTAATAATAATTGTATGCGATCCTAATCCTTGAATTTCCGCTCCCATTTTTTGAAGCATTTCTCCCAAATCCTGGACTTGCGGCTCGCAAGCTGCGCCTTTAATAGTCGTTTCACCATCTAATAAAGAAGCAGCCATCATCACATTTTCTGTAGCTGTAACACTAAATTCTTTTAAAATAATCTCTGCAGGAAAAAGATTTTCTGATTTAAAATCATAAAAATTTTCTCTTTCTTCAATCTGAACGCCAAATCTTTTTAAAGCTTCTAAATGAGTAGTAATAGGCCTTAAACCAATCCTATCACCGCCAGGACGAAAGAATTTAAAATCTCTAAAACGAACCAATAAAGGCCCTATTAGAAGAACTGAAACTCTTGTTTTATAAATTTTTTCTGGATCTAATTTACTGATATCCACTTGTTCTGCCTTTATTCTTATTTTTCTTTTATCAATCCAATCTACTCGCACTCCCATATCTTTTAAAATATCAATCATTGTAAAAACATCTTCCATTAAAGGAAGATTATCAATAATGACTTCTTCTTTAGTCAAAAGAGAAGCAGCTAAAACTGCTCCAGCAGAGTTTTTATATCCCTCAATTTCTACTTCGCCGTTTAACGGTTTCCCGCCTTGAATAATAAATTTCTCTGGCATATCAGTAATTTTATCCTATTAAAAAACTTGACCTTTGTCAAACTAAAGTTTCAAGAGGTCGTTTTTAAAAAAAGAACGCTCAAATGGAGCGTTTATTACAATTTATTTTTTACTTTAAAAACAGCGAACCGCGCCGCAATT from Candidatus Parcubacteria bacterium carries:
- a CDS encoding rod shape-determining protein is translated as MFIKKIGIDLGTCNSLVFLPRQGIVLQEPSVVAVSLDENRILAVGEEAKEMTGRTPDTIRVYRPLKDGVIADFRVTQAMLAYFIKKTAGSFRFLKPELMISVPAGVTSTEKRAVIEAGMNAGAKAVYVAKEPILAAIGAGIPINSCSGNLILDIGGGTSEVATISLGGIVNSSSMRVAGDKMNTAISDYIKKKYNLAVGEQTAEEIKMKIGTALPEKEQKYLEIRGRDLVLGLPRTIKISSNEVCNATFSVLEEIIQVVKLVLRDTPPEISADIMDKGMIVSGGGALLRNIDELITQNIGIPCFIAEEPLLCVAKGTGVVLENLDVYKKSIMSKK
- the murA gene encoding UDP-N-acetylglucosamine 1-carboxyvinyltransferase yields the protein MPEKFIIQGGKPLNGEVEIEGYKNSAGAVLAASLLTKEEVIIDNLPLMEDVFTMIDILKDMGVRVDWIDKRKIRIKAEQVDISKLDPEKIYKTRVSVLLIGPLLVRFRDFKFFRPGGDRIGLRPITTHLEALKRFGVQIEERENFYDFKSENLFPAEIILKEFSVTATENVMMAASLLDGETTIKGAACEPQVQDLGEMLQKMGAEIQGLGSHTIIIKGKEKLNGASHKIIPDPIVTATFIIAGCMTPGQVVLKNIRLDHLDLFLDKLEEIGVRFKKGNNSITVDYSPDLKPARIQTFFYPGFPTDFLPFTSVLSTQANGKTLIHDPLYESRFSYLEELKKMGADIEIVDPHRAIIFGKTPLHGLNIESWDIRGGASLIIAGLLAKGTTTINNIYQIDRGYERIEERLQKLGADIKRVRV